Proteins from a genomic interval of Pogoniulus pusillus isolate bPogPus1 chromosome 42, bPogPus1.pri, whole genome shotgun sequence:
- the BRF2 gene encoding transcription factor IIIB 50 kDa subunit: protein MAERRRCPECGSAALLEDSHYSQQQLVCAACGCVLAEGLLTTTYTEEEHLREVSYSQSTGQREQLSRCLQRGIRRVQDLCKVLHLPAVFEDTAVSYFQRALQLPCFHLVSVEKKELLGGCCVFVTCRQHNWPLTMGTICSLLYAKQELFAGVFLSLQRELGLSVPALSLADLVKTHLNSFQLFQHTANVPAPFVEDKEKMITRTVQLVELASETWLVTGRHPVPVVTAAAFLAWQSLQPPARLTCTLARFCKLAAVDLPPPAHLRLKELLEILLSMASQLAWLRVFKLDKKTVVKHIGDLLQHRIFLLRSAFCLEEQQQQQQQQCAVGLQEASQGEDSQREGSLDKGSPGERLQDKEDSLDKGSLGKDSPGEGCPGSPLPAVPGKGCPSGGEHQGEGGKRPLLPPCLLNPRKRLRRAAPSSDAALSGEEHISDSEIEQYLRSPEEVRAFRKVKDWP from the exons ATGGCGGAGCGGCGCCGGTGCCCCGAGTGCGGCTCGGCCGCGCTGCTGGAGGACTCGCACTActcgcagcagcagctggtctgTGCCGCCTGCGGCTGCGTTCTGGCCGAGGGGCTGCTCACCACCACCTACACCGAGGAGGAGCATCTGCGAG aggTGTCCTACTCGCAGAGCACTGGCCAGAGGGAGCAGCTGAGCCGCTGCCTGCAGCGAG GGATCAGGCGGGTCCAGGATCTCTGCAAGGTGCTGCATCTCCCCGCGGTGTTTGAGGACACAGCAGTGTCATACTTCCAGAGGgcgctgcagctcccctgcttcCACCTGGTCAGCGTGGAgaagaaggagctgctggggggctgCTGTGTCTTCGTGACCTGCCGGCAGCACAACTGGCCCCTGACCATGGGCACCATCTGCTCCCTGCTGTACGCGAAGCAGGAGCTGTTCGCTGGCGTCTTCCTgagcctgcagagggagctggggctctccgtgccagccctgagcctgGCAGATCTGGTGAAGACACACCTCAACAG CTTTCAGCTCTTCCAGCACACAGCCAACGTCCCTGCTCCCTTTGTGGAGGACAAGGAGAAGATGATCACCAGGACGGtgcagctggtggagctggCCAGCGAGACCTGGCTGGTCACCGGCCGCCACCCTGTCCCCGTCGTCACGGCCGCAGCCTTCCTGGCCTGGCagtccctgcagccccctgcccgcCTCACCTGCACCCTGGCACGGTTCTGCAAGCTGGCTGCTGTGGACTTGCCACCCCCTGCACAcctgaggctgaaggagcttctTGAGATCCTGCTGAGCATGGCCTCCCAGCTCGCTTGGCTGAGAGTGTTTAAACTGGacaagaaaacagtggtgaagCACATcggggacctgctgcagcaccgaATCTTCCTGCTGAGAAGTGCTTTCtgcctggaggagcagcagcagcagcagcagcagcagtgtgctgtagGCCTGCAGGAAGCTTCCCAAGGAGAGGACTCCCAGCGTGAGGGATCTCTGGACAAGGGCTCCCCAGGTGAGAGGCTGCAAGACAAGGAGGACTCCCTGGACAAGGGTTCTCTGGGCAAGGATTCCCCAGGAGAGGGCTGCCCTGGCTCTCCTCTCCcggcagtgccaggcaagggctgtCCCTCAGGTGGGGAACACCAAGGTGAGGGTGGCAAGAGGCCCTTGCTGCCACCCTGCCTCCTCAATCCCAGGAAGAGGTTACgcagagcagcccccagctcGGATGCTGCCCTCAGCGGCGAGGAGCACATCTCCGACAGCGAGATCGAGCAGTACCTGCGGAGCCCAGAAGAGGTCAGAGCCTTTAGGAAGGTCAAGGACTGGCCATGA